CGCTCGACGTCCTCGCACAGCACCCGGGCGCGTGGGTCGTCGGCGGCGCGGTCCGCGACGCGCTGCTGGGCCGGCTCGGCGTCGCGGGCGCGGAGATCGACGTGGTCGTCGAGGGCGATCCGGAGCCGGTCGCGCGGGCGCTCGGGGAGGTCGTCGCGTGGCACGAGCGCTTCAACACCTATGACGTGCTCACGCCGGACGGCGGCCACGTCGACGTCGTGATGGCGCGCGCCGAGCGCTACGGCGCGCCGGGCGCGCTGCCGGACGTCCGGCCGTCCGGGCTGGAGGACGACCTGCTGCGCCGCGACTTCACCGTCAACGCGGTGGCGTTCAGCGGCGCGGGCGAGCTGGCCACCGCGCCCGCGGCGCTGGAGGACCTGGAGGCCGGGCGGCTGCGGATCATGCACGCGGTGTCGTTCCGCGACGACCCGACGCGCCTGTGGCGCCTGGTCCGCTACGCGATCCGGCTGGGGTTCAGGCCCGAGCCCGCGACCGACCGGCTGGCGTTCGAGGCGGTCCAGCGCGGCGCCTTGGAGACCGTCAGCGGCGACCGGCTCGGCGCCGAGCTGCGGCTGGCGCTGCGTGAGCCGGACGCGCTCAGCGCCCTGCACGCCGCGCAGAACCTCGGGCTCGTGGCCGGGCTGACGCTCGATCCGCACCTGGTCGGCGACGCGCTGGCGCTGCTGCCGGCCGGCGAGGGCCGCGCGGACCTGACGCTGCTGGGCGCCGTGATCCCGGACACCGCGTGGGTCGACGGCTGGGGCTTCACGGCCGCGGAGGCGCGCGTGCTGACGCGCTGCGCCTGCGCGCAGCCGCTGGCGCCGGGCGCGAGGCCGTCGGAGGCCGTCGCCGCGCTGCGCGGCGAGCCGGTCGAGGCCGTCGCGGTGGCGGGCGCGCGCGGCGACGCGACGCAGGCGCTGCAGTTCCTGGGCGAGTGGCGCGGGGTCAGGCTGCGGATCGACGGCAACGACCTGATGGCCGCGGGCGTGCCGCAGGGGCCGGACCTGGGGCGGCGGCTCGAGGCGGTCCTGGCGCGGCGCCTGGACGGCGAGCTGCCCGACGACCGCGACGCCCAGCTCGCCGCCGCGCTGGAGGCGTGACGCCGTGCGAGTGCTAGAACAACGGGCGATGGCGATCGAGTTGCAGCTGCCCGGTGCGGTCGTGCGCTTCACGGGGCGCGCGGGCGGCGTCTCGCAAGCGCCGTACGACGCGCTGAACCTGGGGCGCTGGACCGACGACGACCCGGACGCGGTCGCCGAGAACCGGCGGCGCGCGAGCGACGGGCGCCCGCTGGCGTTCGCAAGGCAGGTGCACGGGACGCGGGTGATCACGGTCGACGGCGCGACGGATCCGGACGGGGCGGTGGCCGAGGCCGACGGCGTCGCGACCGCGAGCCGCGAGTTGGTGGCCTTGGTCCTGACCGCCGACTGCCTGCCGGTCGCGCTGGCGACGCCCGGCGCCATCGCCATGGTCCACGCGGGCTGGAAGGGCCTCGCGGACGGCGTCCTGGAGGCCGGGGTGGAGGCGCTGCGCGCGCTCGACGCCGACGGCGCGATCCACGCCGCGATCGGCCCGGCCGCGGGCGTCTGCTGCTACGAGGTCGGCGACGAGGTCGCCGCGCGCTTCCCGGACGAGCCGCGCCGCGACGATCGCCGCATCGACCTGAAGGCCATCGCGGCGCGCCGCCTGCGCGCCGCGGGCGTCGAGCAGGTCCATGATGTCGGTCGCTGCACGATGTGCGAGCCCGACGTCTTCTTCTCCCACCGCGCCTCGGGCCCGGTGACCGGCCGGCAGGGAGGCCTGCTGTGGCGCGTCTGATCGAGGGGCTCACGGTCGAGAGCGTCCGGGCCAACGCCGAGCGCGTCCGCGCGGAGATCGCCGACGCCGCCGCCCGCGCCGGGCGCAGCGCCGGCGACGTCGAGCTGCTTGCCGCGGTCAAGTACGTCGCGCTCGGCGAGCTGCCGGTCCTGCACGCCGCGGGCCTCACGCTCGCGGGCGAGAACCGCGCGCAGGAGCTCGTCGCCAAGCACGAGGCGCCCGGCGGCGCCGAGCTGACCTGGGACTTCATC
The sequence above is a segment of the Conexibacter woesei Iso977N genome. Coding sequences within it:
- a CDS encoding CCA tRNA nucleotidyltransferase, whose product is MRSDEAFVALRAAPHGAWALDVLAQHPGAWVVGGAVRDALLGRLGVAGAEIDVVVEGDPEPVARALGEVVAWHERFNTYDVLTPDGGHVDVVMARAERYGAPGALPDVRPSGLEDDLLRRDFTVNAVAFSGAGELATAPAALEDLEAGRLRIMHAVSFRDDPTRLWRLVRYAIRLGFRPEPATDRLAFEAVQRGALETVSGDRLGAELRLALREPDALSALHAAQNLGLVAGLTLDPHLVGDALALLPAGEGRADLTLLGAVIPDTAWVDGWGFTAAEARVLTRCACAQPLAPGARPSEAVAALRGEPVEAVAVAGARGDATQALQFLGEWRGVRLRIDGNDLMAAGVPQGPDLGRRLEAVLARRLDGELPDDRDAQLAAALEA
- the pgeF gene encoding peptidoglycan editing factor PgeF, which encodes MAIELQLPGAVVRFTGRAGGVSQAPYDALNLGRWTDDDPDAVAENRRRASDGRPLAFARQVHGTRVITVDGATDPDGAVAEADGVATASRELVALVLTADCLPVALATPGAIAMVHAGWKGLADGVLEAGVEALRALDADGAIHAAIGPAAGVCCYEVGDEVAARFPDEPRRDDRRIDLKAIAARRLRAAGVEQVHDVGRCTMCEPDVFFSHRASGPVTGRQGGLLWRV